A genomic segment from Anticarsia gemmatalis isolate Benzon Research Colony breed Stoneville strain chromosome 14, ilAntGemm2 primary, whole genome shotgun sequence encodes:
- the ND-24 gene encoding NADH dehydrogenase ubiquinone, whose amino-acid sequence MLSSLRTGVQSLWRASARSLQTTSALQHDSLFVHRDTPEDNVNTPFEFSPANQKRVDALLAIYPEGHKRGAMIPLLDLAQRQNGGWLPIAAMHKVAEILELPRMRVYEVATFYTMFIRRPIGKYHMQVCTTTPCWLRGSDAILKAIVEGTGAPVGGTSPCGKFSVSEVECLGACVNAPMVQVNDDYYEDLTLEDTKEIVEKLKRDEKPKAGPRSGRYAAEPLGGLTSLNEEPTGPGFGLQDSLK is encoded by the exons ATGCTGTCCAGCCTCAGGACTGGAGTACAGAGCTTG TGGCGTGCTTCAGCCAGGAGTCTTCAGACTACCTCTGCTCTTCAGCATGACAGCCTGTTCGTCCATCGGGACACTCCTGAGGACAATGTCAACACTCCTTTCGAATTCTCGCCCGCTAATCAAAAG AGAGTAGATGCTCTCCTAGCCATCTACCCTGAGGGTCACAAGCGTGGAGCCATGATTCCCTTGTTGGATCTGGCTCAGCGTCAGAATGGAGGCTGGCTGCCCATCGCTGCCATGCACAAAGTAGCTGAGATCCTAGAACTGCCCCGCATGAGGGTTTATGAGGTTGCTACTTTCTACACCATGTTTATTAG ACGACCAATAGGCAAGTACCACATGCAAGTGTGCACCACTACTCCCTGCTGGCTGCGTGGTTCTGATGCTATCCTGAAGGCTATTGTCGAAGGCACTGGCGCGCCGGTCGGTGGCACCAGCCCTTGCGGCAAGTTCTCTGTGTCTGAG GTTGAGTGCCTCGGTGCCTGCGTCAACGCTCCGATGGTGCAAGTCAATGATGATTACTAT GAGGATCTGACTTTGGAAGACACGAAAGAAATTGTCGAAAAACTCAAGCGTGACGAGAAACCAAAAGCTGGCCCAAG GAGTGGAAGATACGCGGCTGAACCTCTCGGTGGACTAACATCTCTTAACGAAGAACCCACGGGACCCGGCTTCGGCTTACAAGACAGTCTCAAGTAg